The Budorcas taxicolor isolate Tak-1 chromosome 5, Takin1.1, whole genome shotgun sequence genome includes a window with the following:
- the TOB2 gene encoding protein Tob2 produces the protein MQLEIKVALNFIISYLYNKLPRRRADLFGEELERLLKKKYEGHWYPDKPLKGSGFRCVHIGEIVDPVVELAAKRSGLAVEDVRANVPEELSVWIDPFEVSYQIGEKGAVKVLYVDDSEGCVAPELDKEIKSSFNPDAQVFVPIGSQDSSLSNSPSPSFGQSPSPTFIPRSAQPITFTTASFAATKFGSTKMKKGGGATGGGGVASGGAGGPQPPQQQPRLARSPTNNLLKQKSLSLSLHSLNFITANPAPQSQLSPNAKEFVYNGGGSPSLFFDGADGPGSGSPASFGGSGAGTCNSSSFDVAQVFGGGANSLFLEKTPFVEGLSYNLNTMQYPSQPFQPVVLAN, from the coding sequence ATGCAGCTGGAGATCAAAGTAGCCCTGAATTTCATCATCTCCTACCTGTACAATAAGCTGCCCCGGCGCCGGGCAGACCTGTTTGGCGAGGAGCTTGAGCGACtcttgaaaaagaaatatgaaggcCACTGGTACCCCGACAAGCCGCTGAAGGGCTCTGGCTTCCGCTGTGTCCACATCGGGGAGATAGTGGACCCCGTGGTGGAGCTGGCCGCCAAGCGGAGTGGCCTGGCGGTGGAGGACGTGCGGGCCAATGTGCCCGAGGAGCTGAGCGTCTGGATTGACCCTTTTGAGGTGTCCTACCAGATTGGTGAGAAGggggctgtgaaagtgctgtacgtGGATGACAGCGAGGGCTGTGTTGCCCCCGAGCTGGACAAGGAGATCAAGAGCAGCTTCAACCCCGACGCTCAGGTCTTCGTGCCCATCGGCAGCCAGGACAGCTCCCTGTCCAACTCCCCATCCCCGTCCTTTGGCCAGTCACCCAGCCCGACCTTCATCCCCCGCTCGGCCCAGCCCATCACTTTTACCACCGCCTCCTTTGCAGCCACCAAGTTTGGTTCCACCAAGATGAAGAAGGGGGGTGGGGccacaggtgggggtggggtggccagCGGGGGTGCAGGCGGCCCGCAGCCCCCACAGCAGCAGCCTCGCCTGGCCCGCTCTCCCACCAACAACCTGCTGAAGCAGAAGAGCCTCTCTCTGTCCCTGCATTCACTGAACTTCATcaccgccaacccagcccctcagtCCCAGCTCTCACCCAACGCCAAGGAGTTCGTGTACAACGGCGGTGGCTCGCCCAGCCTCTTCTTTGACGGGGCCGATGGCCCAGGCAGTGGCTCCCCGGCCTCCTTTGGGGGCAGCGGCGCTGGCACCTGCAACAGCAGCAGCTTCGACGTGGCCCAGGTGTTTGGTGGTGGTGCCAACAGCCTCTTTCTGGAGAAGACACCCTTCGTGGAAGGCCTCAGCTACAACCTGAACACCATGCAGTATCCCAGCCAGCCATTCCAGCCCGTCGTGCTGGCCAACTGA